In a single window of the Antedon mediterranea chromosome 1, ecAntMedi1.1, whole genome shotgun sequence genome:
- the LOC140047357 gene encoding sphingosine 1-phosphate receptor 1-like, producing MESFGNETVDEFNPDDCDLPDITKTSLYQNKVILLIYTAQLLLLCFFIITENSIILFAFYKVRKLRQRNNVLICSLSLTDFCTGIILPIQMLGPPSVIDVISFSMFFISVLTILLIAIERFYVLVIMTKRLERDQNRKSAPLIWTCVGLWVGTLALFVPWAMKPYVYILILYTVAPLSVIIVMVGVVCLYIAIFYSIHKMDLQKQSYIGKKDYQRTKVVLRAYGIIVVTFVLCWFPWSFEALRIGVQVYLNVEPNDRQCYYASITACFLLNIGIFNSALNPIIYWRNLPDFREAICSVFSCCPCKCVQEKSLVDEETSSNLRNKPTSLTDLHMEA from the coding sequence ATGGAGTCCTTTGGAAATGAGACAGTGGATGAGTTCAATCCTGATGATTGCGATCTACCCGATATAACAAAAACCAGTTTATATCAGAACAAAGTGATATTACTCATCTATACAGCTCAACTACTGCTACTCTGCTTCTTCATCATAACTGAAAACTCGATTATCCTTTTTGCCTTCTACAAAGTCAGGAAACTACGCCAACGAAACAACGTGCTCATATGCAGTCTGTCTCTGACAGACTTCTGCACTGGCATCATATTGCCGATTCAGATGCTAGGCCCCCCAAGTGTCATCGATGTTATAAgcttttcaatgttttttatcTCCGTGTTGACTATACTTTTGATAGCGATAGAACGATTTTATGTCCTGGTTATCATGACGAAAAGACTTGAACGAGATCAAAATAGAAAGAGCGCGCCGTTAATATGGACATGTGTCGGACTTTGGGTGGGTACATTAGCCCTGTTTGTCCCATGGGCTATGAAACCATACGTGTacatattaatactgtataccgTTGCACCACTGAGTGTTATTATTGTAATGGTGGGTGTTGTTTGTCTCTACATAGCTATATTTTATTCTATACATAAGATGGACTTGCAGAAACAAAGTTACATTGGCAAGAAAGACTATCAGCGGACAAAAGTAGTTCTGCGTGCGTATGGTATTATCGTCGTGACGTTTGTACTTTGTTGGTTTCCATGGAGTTTTGAAGCCCTTCGTATTGGGGTGCAAGTTTACTTAAATGTTGAACCAAACGATCGTCAATGTTACTACGCCAGTATCACCGCATGTTTTCTTCTTAACATAGGTATATTCAACTCCGCCTTAAATCCCATCATTTACTGGAGAAATCTTCCAGATTTTCGAGAGGCTATCTGTAGTGTTTTTAGTTGCTGTCCTTGTAAGTGTGTGCAGGAGAAGTCTCTCGTTGACGAAGAGACGTCTTCAAATTTAAGAAACAAGCCAACGTCATTAACAGATCTACATATGGAGGCCTAG
- the LOC140047360 gene encoding uncharacterized protein produces MGCGSSSPGNVKTMHVSEKKKEFVLSRFVRLRFKEEVSHEDIADKLCELVGEQARTFKIETEKPGVYTVEITVKTGNEEEQDMFVATATKKIEDARGLSLKGGDKIMGAKEFSVAGDL; encoded by the exons ATGGGTTGTGGATCGAGTAGCCCCGGTAATGTTAAAACCATGCATGTATCTGAAAAGAAGAAAGAATTCGTGCTAAGTCGATTTGTTCGACTTAGGTTTAAAGAAGAAGTTTCACATGAAGATATTGCAGACAAACTTTGTGAGCTGGTGGGCGAGCAAGCACGGACATTTAAG ATTGAAACCGAGAAACCCGGCGTGTACACAGTAGAGATAACTGTTAAAACTGGCAACGAAGAAGAACAAGATATGTTTGTTGCGACGGCCACAAAGAAGATTGAGGATGCACGGGGTCTGTCGCTTAAAGGCGGGGACAAGATTATGGGTGCTAAGGAGTTTAGTGTAGCTGGCGACCTATAA
- the LOC140047364 gene encoding uncharacterized protein, whose amino-acid sequence MSTKSRPAGSGRVYNLRSNIPVKKKTGTTTKTDATKPRPSTKARAIPDFKKLHENWNDKFNKGKAVKKKTCTQIQAFDLTRPVTRSQKSFKRDEVAVDEREEYLDDEALQSVLDKTSVDKQQASTECLFETTNSVSSRILRSHQNPPKPVKSSKDKLAAKQIGHGNIKDTSKTELVTKSRKIPINALQVRQHHKETRQQKAHTIKDEVKMDKKENEYDGKPEKISMKDMQKEFDIEFKTDVGALNSILNNTGISHARPIARQTTAGIANSKYGGNRPNKAYLRTSIYDRPVRNSIYDRRWTKANFRTQMTSKWNNKTPSPVKQMLTTPARVLQPRNQNQLVIKTPGVKTPGKGIYGLTTTMPKTPVTASRVANLKFSAMVPTAPSPCQSPAVRKTVNIPTPQRVTRPQSSTKKKVRWAEVLKSPEDHTAIKQSEIDEIVTILKFTDVDDNETKENEMKPEQNTTEEYLQKVIELEKQLLQEIHKLQEERKPIQNESCDSAHPINEQAIQKASSIAHTDLKFVKIQEDLLNADNDSESSCEPLDLTVKAPSRTVNEAQSVFKLPLPMDRVHPVRPQTSTTSVNSSRMLQNVTAKAAVTSRLCSATDGVKASPLMVNNRLDNPSMPTSNTPKSMRTPLSSDSNTNLHSLNSELHSLNSDLQSGFDGLIAMHQISQERTPSRKFSALENNTSGQMQYISEHFKTASSLYNHGLHKHTDGTITDQSAHTTLSLSSPNSDDTECHAKKSEHMEAEVLISGVVSVPTPLKRVTKTVQYESPYGEIEKRRHVAHSAPSVHEDRKISSSITQPSEGFTNIQPLSPCEVPDKEYYRMTSIYPSEYSNLTSVALHRDRLLALSNIVISPVPRYANKPKCMTVNGTALNSQLPLHNDGHMDKGQRSDSSSKSVQLTHVQKLQHAIALGNNGGKYEEVFLNEEVALFACRLRSKFSPKPKVPHNFTNPLATTLLHGDERVHFIPIDDATELKALPIPGSAFMALKH is encoded by the exons ATGTCAACCAAAAGTAGGCCTGCTGGCAGTGGTAGAGTATACAACTTAAG AAGTAATATCCCGGTTAAAAAGAAAACTGGCACAACAACGAAAACAGATGCAACGAAGCCTAGACCAAGTACTAAGGCTCGTGCAATTCCAGACTTCAAGAAACTTCATGAAAATTGGAATGACAAATTTAATAAG gGTAAAGCTGTAAAGAAAAAGACATGTACTCAG ATACAGGCATTTGATCTAACAAGACCAGTTACAAGATCTCAGAAAAGTTTCAAGAGGGATGAGGTTGCAGTGGATGAGAGAGAGGAGTATCTAGATGACGAAGCTTTGCAGAGTGTACTAGACAAGACTAGCGTTGACAAGCAACAGGCTTCAACAG AATGTTTGTTTGAAACAACAAATAGCGTCAGTTCTAGAATTCTTCGTAGCCATCAAAATCCTCCTAAACCAGTCAAAAGCAGCAAAGATAAACTCGCTGCAAAACAGATCGGTCATGGAAACATAAAAGATACTAGTAAAACAG AACTGGTTACTAAAAGCCGTAAAATTCCAATAAATGCTCTACAGGTTCGCCAACATCACAAAGAAACAAGACAACAAAAGGCCCACACAATCAAAGATGAAGTGAAGATGGATAAGAAAGAGAATGAATATGACGGAAAACCTGAAAAAATATCAATGAAAGATATGCAAAAAG AATTTGATATAGAGTTTAAAACAGATGTCGGCGCCCTCAACAGCATTTTGAACAACACCGGAATCAGTCATGCACGACCCATTGCTAGACAAACAACTGCAGGAATTGCAAATTCCAAATATGGTGGAAACAGACCAAATAAG GCTTACCTAAGGACATCTATATATGATCGACCAGTTCGTAATTCCATATATGATCGTAGGTGGACTAAAGCAAATTTTAGGACTCAAATGACGTCAAAATGGAATA ACAAAACTCCATCACCTGTAAAGCAAATGTTGACAACACCAGCAAGAGTTCTTCAACCTAGGAACCAAAACCAGCTTGTGATAAAAACTCCTGGTGTAAAGACACCAGGAAAAGGCATTTACGGACTGACAACAACAATGCCAAAGACTCCTGTAACA GCTTCTCGTGTCGCCAATCTTAAATTCAGTGCCATGGTACCTACTGCGCCTTCACCTTGTCAATCACCCGCTGTGAGAAAGACTGTCAATATACCAACACCTCAAAGAGTAACTAGACCACAG AGTTCAACCAAAAAGAAAGTTAGATGGGCAGAGGTATTAAAGTCTCCTGAAGACCACACTGCAATAAAACAAAGTGAAATT GATGAAATAGTGACTATTTTAAAGTTTACCGatgttgatgataatgaaaCAAAAGAGAATGAGATGAAACCTGAACAGAATACAACAGAGGAATACTTACAG aaaGTAATTGAGCttgaaaaacaacttttacaAGAGATTCATAAGCTTCAGGAAGAAAGGAAACCAATACAAAATGAGTCATGTGACTCTGCCCATCCAATCAATGAACAAGCTATACAGAAAGCATCATCAATTGCTCACACtgatttaaaatttgtgaaaatcCAGGAGGATCTTCTAAACGCGGATAATGATTCAGAGAGTTCATGTGAACCTCTTGACCTTACTGTCAAAGCGCCCTCAAGAACTGTGAATGAGGCACAATCTGTGTTCAAATTGCCATTGCCAATGGACAGAGTTCATCCAGTTCGTCCACAGACATCAACAACATCAGTAAATTCTTCTAGGATGTTACAAAACGTGACAGCTAAAGCAGCAGTTACAAGCAGGTTATGCAGTGCTACTGATGGGGTCAAAGCCTCTCCGTTGATGGTAAATAATCGTCTTGATAATCCTAGCATGCCAACTTCTAATACTCCAAAATCAATGAGAACACCATTGAGTTCTGATAGCAACACTAATCTGCATTCCTTGAACTCTGAGCTACATTCCTTGAACTCTGACCTGCAATCTGGTTTTGATGGACTGATTGCCATGCATCAGATCTCACAAGAAAGGACGCCTAGCAGAAAGTTTTCTGCATTAGAGAACAATACTTCAGGTCAAATGCAATATATTTCAGAGCATTTTAAAACCGCAAGTTCTTTGTATAATCATGGTTTACATAAACACACTGATGGCACTATCACAGACCAAAGTGCTCATACCACTTTGAGTTTGTCATCACCAAATAGTGACGACACAGAGTGCCATGCTAAGAAGTCTGAACATATGGAGGCAGAAGTGTTAATTTCTGGAGTGGTATCTGTACCTACACCTTTGAAAAGAGTAACCAAAACCGTGCAATACGAATCACCTTATGGTGAAATTGAAAAGAGGCGTCATGTAGCACACTCTGCTCCATCAGTTCATGAAGACAGAAAGATCTCATCTAGCATAACACAACCGTCGGAAGGTTTTACTAATATTCAACCATTGTCTCCTTGTGAAGTACCTGACAAAGAATACTACAGAATGACCTCAATTTACCCTTCTGAATATTCAAATCTCACATCTGTTGCATTGCATCGAGATCGATTACTAGCCCTGTCAAACATCGTAATAAGCCCTGTGCCACGATATGCAAATAAACCTAAATGCATGACCGTAAACGGTACAGCTTTAAATAGCCAGTTACCTCTGCACAATGATGGGCATATGGATAAAGGTCAACGTTCAGATTCCTCAAGTAAAAGTGTTCAACTAACGCATGTTCAGAAGCTTCAACATGCAATCG CATTAGGTAATAATGGCGGAAAGTATGAGGAAGTGTTTTTAAATGAAGAGGTGGCTTTGTTTGCTTGTCGTCTACGGAGCAAATTTAGCCCCAAACCAAAGGTGCCGCACAACTTCACAAATCCTCTAGCAACTACTTTACTACATGGTGATGAAAGAGta caTTTTATTCCAATAGATGATGCAACAGAGTTGAAAGCCTTACCCATCCCAGGATCTGCATTCATGGCTTTAAAGCATTGA
- the LOC140047376 gene encoding late secretory pathway protein AVL9 homolog codes for MAEVKPLGGGFILHVVVVGFHHKRGCQVDFSYPPLVDGEPENSCELPEEWKYLPFLALPDGAHNHLQDTIYFHLPALDDKTSTVFGVSCYRQINTEDLISKTDDITRGTVQKSVCILSNLPVYGWIQAKLQLITHAYFEEKDFSRTEILKDLYKNLSLCISSHELISSSQMLIGLDARELVTTFKHKVLVLFKLMLLERRVLFYTSPVEKLCGSLLTLLSLFPGMIQHGLKESVTFEQSSGTACDFELSDFGISTADYLTLNDSHLPNYSKKPDNQIKQESQTKSDVVETETIKDSKLNDVNKPDDVTMQDNCKKLKFEDDSIIKEGDDNKTVGGMSKEGQFGNDSGMFEKSTHSNISVNKQDASQSENSATENKENKCKTEGEKQVVEGSNQVKSEGSKHVQSYEDQLLELIETELYGISLNKSTKEETENIPKTTNGNDLEIETGSSRFYAYNTLHYENKSEAEEVVNDAEKEKNEKAMTSENAPPTSSSSEFVVVKRELPVGTLNVDEFGFPLSIFGKGSICQPYMALQQHDLLQDINVRCFVVGATNILFKQKKHLHDVIVEPDEGKMMILDNDLKRELSLSTADLRFADVIVKSVMGDNDILFDGTGWEGGNEWIRSQFRQYLISLLASSLEPDESAAHEYNEHFIEAWKKTHNYKIWRSKQHSAINNELAGHPCKGQLGVADMKIRLQSAMQASERGRKINNALSKTTVAIGNARSAVSSWFTSLAQEWKDNEDGDTDEEKPEHLDFSQTM; via the exons ATGGCAGAAGTTAAGCCACTAGGCGGGGGTTTTATCCTCCATGTTGTTGTGGTTGGGTTTCATCATAAAAGAGGTTGTCAG gtTGATTTTTCTTACCCACCATTGGTTGACGGAGAGCCCGAAAACAGTTGCGAGTTACCTGAAGAGTGGAAATACTTACCATTCCTTGCTTTACCTGATGGTGCACATAATCACTTACAAG ataccatttattttcaCCTACCAGCATTAGATGATAAAACATCAACAGTTTTTGGCGTTTCCTGTTATCGACAAATAAACACAGAG GATCTTATTTCAAAGACTGATGATATCACAAGAGGAACTGTTCAGAAATCTGTGTGCATACTAAGTAATTTG CCTGTGTATGGTTGGATTCAAGCAAAACTACAGTTAATCACCCATGCATATTTTGAAGAAAAGGATTTTTCTAGAACTGAAATCTTAAAA GATTTATATAAGAACTTGTCATTGTGTATAAGTAGCCATGAGTTGATTAGTAGCTCACAGATGTTAATTGGTTTGGATGCCCGAGAGCTTGTTACAACATTTAAGCATAAA gtgcttgttttatttaaacttatgTTACTTGAACGACGGGTCTTATTCTACACCTCACCCGTTGAAAAGCTGTGTGGATCACTACTAACTTTACTATCCCTTTTCCCAG GTATGATTCAACATGGTTTAAAAGAGTCCGTCACATTTGAACAGAGTTCAGGAACTGCATGCGATTTTGAATTAAGTGACTTTGGCATCAGCACTGCAGATTACCTCACGTTAAACGATTCCCACTTACCAAATTATTCTAAAAAACCTGATAATCAAATCAAACAAGAATCACAAACAAAATCTGATGTTGTGgaaacagaaacaataaaagATAGCAAGCTAAATGATGTGAACAAACCCGATGATGTCACAATGCAGGACAATTGTAAAAAGTTGAAATTTGAGGATGATTCCATTATAAAGGAGGGGGATGATAATAAGACTGTAGGAGGAATGTCGAAAGAAGGACAATTTGGTAATGATAGCGGTATGTTTGAAAAGAGTACACATTCAAACATTAGTGTTAATAAACAAGACGCTTCACAATCTGAAAATAGTGCAactgaaaataaagaaaataaatgtaaaactgAGGGTGAAAAACAAGTGGTTGAGGGCAGCAACCAAGTGAAAAGTGAGGGCAGCAAACATGTGCAATCTTATGAAGACCAGCTTCTTGAGCTGATTGAAACTGAATTATATGGAATATCATTAAATAAATCCACCAAAGAAGAAACAGAAAATATCCCAAAGACGACGAACGGTAACGATCTTGAAATTGAAACGGGTTCTAGTCGTTTTTATGCGTATAACACATTACATTATGAGAATAAAAGTGAAGCAGAAGAAGTTGTTAATGATGCAGAGAAAGAGAAAAATGAAAAAGCAATGACATCAGAAAATGCTCCACCAACCAGTTCTTCAAGTGAGTTCGTTGTTGTGAAACGTGAACTGCCAGTTGGTACGCTCAATGTAGATGAATTTGGATTTCCACTTTCAATATTTGGCAAG GGATCAATATGCCAGCCATACATGGCCTTACAACAACACGATCTCCTGCAAGATATCAACGTCAGGTGCTTTGTGGTTGGTGcaacaaacattttattcaaacagAAGAAACATCTTCATGATGTCATTGTAGAG CCAGACGAAGGGAAAATGATGATCTTGGACAATGACTTAAAACGAGAACTAAGCCTAAGTACTGCTGACCTTCGCTTTGCAGATGTCATTGTTAAAAGTGTTATGGGTGATAATGATATCCTGTTTGATGGAACTG GATGGGAAGGAGGTAATGAGTGGATAAGATCGCAGTTCAGACAATACTTAATATCACTTCTTGCATCTTCACTGGAACCAG ATGAAAGTGCTGCACATGAATACAACGAGCATTTTATTGAGGCCTGGAAGAAAACGcacaattataaaatatggaGAAGTAAGCAGCACAGTGCAATTAACAATGAGCTGGCTGG GCATCCATGTAAAGGACAGTTAGGGGTTGCAGATATGAAGATTAGATTGCAAAG TGCAATGCAAGCAAGTGAGCGTGGCCGTAAAATAAACAACGCTTTGAGTAAGACGACAGTAGCAATTGGCAATGCTCGCTCAGCCGTATCGTCATGGTTCACTAGCTTGGCCCAAGAATGGAAAGATAATGAAGATGGGGATACAGATGAGGAGAAACCAGAACACTTAGATTTCTCACaaacaatgtaa